TGCCACGACCAATCGAAATCTTGCGGCCACATCTTGAACATCCCGTCACCTCGTGTCCGGATGACTCCTCGTCACATCGATCCTTATCGTCTCGGCTCGTTCCTGGCGCGCGCGAGCATCTCAAAGATTCGCGCCGGAGTGACGGGCAGCTCGCGGATCGTGATCCCGAACGCCGCCAGGGCGTCCTCGACGGCGTTGGCGATGGCGGGACCCGGCGCGATCGCGCCGCTCTCCCCGGCCCCCTTGATTCCCAGCTCGTTGATGATCGACGGATGATCGATCAGGGCCGTGGTGATCTCAGGCAGATCGGCGGCCCTCGGCATCGCGTAGTCCATGAAGCTCCCGGTCACGAGCTGGCCGCCCGCATCGTACACCAGCTCTTCCATCAGGGCGGCGCCGACGCCCTGGGCCACCCCGCCGTGGAGCTGGCCCTCGACGATCATCGGATTGATGGGGCGGCCGCTGTCGTGAACAGCGACGTAGCGGAGCAGTCGCACCGCGCATGTCTCCACGTCGACCTCGACGGCCGCGGCCTGGGCGCCGAATGCCCACGTGACGGTTTTGGGATAGAAGTAGGCGCAGGTGTTCAGTCCGGGCTCTCCCGTGGGGGCCAGGACCTTGCCCTTGGCCGCCACCTTCGCCACCTCCCCGAGCGCGACGCTTCGTTCGGGCACGCCGGCGACGTGCAGGCGACCGTTGTCGGGCACGATGTCTTCGGGGGCGCATTCCAGCATGGACGCCGCGACGAGGGCGGCGCGGCGCCGGGCTTCGCGGGCGGCCCTGGCCACGGCGGGACCGGCATTGGCAGCGAGCCGGCTGGCCAGCGCGCCGAACCCATACGGCAACGCGTCGGTATCCGCGCCGACGATGGTCACGTCATCGAACGGCACGCCGAGCTCCTGGGCGGCGATCTGCGCGAACGTGGTGGCATGCCCCTGCCCCTGGGACGAGAAGCCCACGAAGACATAGACCTGCCCGCTGGGATCGACGCGCACGTTGGCGCCCTCGTACGGCCCCAGCGCGGTGCCCTGGTGATAGCACGCCACCCCGACGCCGATGCGACGGCGCCCGCCTGGCTGCGACGCCTGCCGCGCGCGGTGCTCCCGGTAGCCGATGAGCTCGAGCGTCCGATCGAAGGCGGCCAGGAAATCACCGGGATCATAGACGATCTCCACGCCGTCCTTGTAGGGCAGCCCGGGCCGGTACGGCATCTCCTCGGCCCGGATGAGGTTGCGCCGGCGGATCTCCGCCGGGTCGAGCCCGAGGCGACGCGCCGCGATGTCGAGCAGCCGCTCCATCACGAAGGCGGCCTCGGGCCGTCCCGCGCCGCGGTACGCCGCGCTGTAGGTCTTGTTGGTGACGAGGTTCTCGCAGACGTTGCGGTAGTGCGCGACCCGGTAGGGCGAGCACAGGTGGACGACGGTGTTGAGGATCGCCGCGTCGTCCTGGATGGTGTAGGCGCCGAAGTCCGCCTGGAACTTGCCGTCGATGGCCACGATGGTGCCGTCGCGACGGAATCCTACGCGCACCTCGTGCGTCTGCTCGCGATCGTGACAGGTGGCCACGAAGTGCTCCTGCCGCGTCTCCATCCATTTCACCGGTCGCTTCAGTCGACGCGCCACCGTGGGAACGAGGATCTCCTCGGCGTAGGTCTGCGCCTTGGCGCCGAAGCCGCCGCCGACATCCGGCGCGAGCACCCGGATCCGTTCGACGGGCAATCCGAGCACGTGCGCGATGGCCCCGCGCACGAGATAGGTCGTTTGGGTGGAGGTGATGACGACGAGAACCCCCGTGAGCCGATCCTCGTAGGCCACCACGCCGCGGGGCTCGATCGGCATGCCGGCGCTGCGCGGATGGCGGAGCCGCTCATGGACGATGACGTCGGCCGTGCGCATCGCGGCCTCGGGCTCGCCGATGGTGCGCTGGGAAATCCCCGCCAGGTTGTCGGGCCACGCCTCGTGGATCCGCGTGGCGCTGCGCAACGCCGACTCCGTCGAGGTGATGACCGGCAGGTCCTCGTACTCCACGGTGACGCGGGGGAGCGCATCGGCCAGGCGGTAGGCCGTGTCGGCCACCACTGCCGCGATTGGCTCGCCGACGTAGCGGACCTTGTCGCGCACCAGCACGGGCTGCTGGTAGTCGCGGAAGTTCTTGAGCTGCCCGTAGGCGGGAATGGCCTCGCCCAGCTCGGGCAGGTCGGCCGCCGTGAAGGCGGCCACCACGCCCGGCAGGGCCAGCGCCTCGTCCACGATGACCTTGCCGAGGCGCGCGTGAGCGTGCGTGCTGCGCACGACGCCGACATGCAGCATGTCCGGTAGCGCGAGGTCGTCGAGGTAGCGTCCGCGGCCGGCCACAAGGGCGCGGTCTTCCTTGCGCCTGAGCGATTGTCCGATGACGGTCATCGACTCGAGGGCCTATTACGACCACCACGGCGACGAGATGTCAACCAGGCCAGGGCGTGCCGTCGGTTCGCCCGGCGGTCTTGACAGGCGCGGCGAAGCGGTGCTAGGTGTTCGCGCGGAACCGCGTAATGGAGGAGAGTCAATGGCGATCTGGGACGATGTGATTCCCGAGGCCGAACGACAGCTCTATGCGAAAGGCGGCATGGGGGAAGGGCGGGTCGGCATGGGGGAGAGGCCGGCCATCATCGTGGTGGACATGACGTACGGCTTTGTAGATAGCGCCTTCCCCCTCGGCCACAGCGCCACCGGATATCCGGCGGTCGCGGCCATCCGCCGCCTGCTGGAGCACGCCCGGCCGCTTGGCATCCCGGTCTTCTACAGCCGCTCCAAATCGGGGGCCACGACCTGCGAGCGGGGGCGATGGAAAGGCGGCGGCTCCATCGCACACCCGGGGATGCTGGACCCGAAGGCCAACACGATCGTGCCGGATATCGCTCCGCAACGCGGGGACATCGTCATCGCCAAGACGTGGCCCAGCGTCTTCTTCGGCACGGATCTGCCCAGCTATCTCATCTACCACCGGGTGGACACCCTGATCGTCACCGGCATGGTCACCAGCGGCTGCGTCCGCGGGACGGCCATCGACGCGTTCTCCTACAACCTGCGCGTCATCATCCCGGAGGAGTGCGTGGCCGATCGCGGCCAGACGAGCCACAAGGTGGCGCTCTTCGAGATTCACATGAAGTACGGCGACGTCCTCCCGCTGCACCAGGTGATGGCCGAGCTGCACTCGGCGTGTGCGGGACGAAGCCGATCGACCGCTCCCGCAGCCGTCTAGACCGTCGCCAGGCAGCCGCGCACCGGCCTGACCGACAAGGAGGCAACACATTATGGGGATCATGGGCCGTCGAATAGTGGTGCTGCTGGTGCCCTTGACGCTGCTCGCCGTGACCGGTGGCGGTGGGCCCGCGGCGCAACCTTCCGGCAAGGTCGTCATCAAGTTCTCGCACAATCAGCAGACGATCACGCCGCCCCACAAGGCGGCCGAGATGTTCAAGCAGTTGGTCGAGCAGCGCACGAAAGGGTATTACGAAGTCCGGATCTACCCCGCGCAGCAGCTGGGAGGTCTTCGTGACCAGGTGGAAGGCACCATCCTCGGCACCATCGAGGTGACTCAGCAGACGCCCCCCACCATCTCCCTCTTCGTTCCGAAGGTCATGGTCTTGGACTTTCCGTTCCTATGGACCGACGAGGAAGCCATGTGGAAGGTGCTGGACGGCCCTCTCGGTCAGGAGCTGCTTCAGTCCCTTGAGGCCAAGGGACTGAAAGGCGCGGATTTCTGGAGTTCGGGATTCAAGAACTTCACGTCGGGCAGGAAGCCGATCCGGACGCCCGACGACTTCAAGGGCATGAAGATCCGCGTCATTCCCTCTCCGCTCCTCTCGGCACAGTACGAAGCCTGGGGGGCGAGCCCCACCCCCGTGGACTTCAAGGAGCTGTACACCGCCCTCCAGCAAGGGCTGGTGGACGGACAGGAAAATCCTTCCGGGACCATCGTCGACGTGAAGCTCTACGAGGTCCAGAAGTACATGACGGAGAGCCGCCACGGCTTCCTGCACTACCTCATGATGTTCAACAAGAAATGGTTCGACGCCCAGCCGAAGGCGAACCAGGAGATCCTGACTCAGGCCATGAAGGAAGCTGGGCGGTGGGAGCGGAAGGCCATGCTGGATCGTGATGCTGAAGCCACCCGGCGCATCAAGGAGGCGGGGGTCCAGGTCACGGCCCTCACCCCACAGGCACGCGAACAGTTCCGCCAGCTTTCCCTGAAGGTGCATGAGAAGTTCGCGGATCGCGTGGACAAGGACTACCTGCGGCGGGTGTATGCGGAGATCGAGAAGGCCACCAAGTAATCGGCCCCTGGGCCCGTGGTGTGCTGCAGAGCATCCTCGCCCACGGCATGGAAGCGGCCACGATCTTCGTCATGGCCGTCCAGGTCGTCGTGGTGTTGGCCGGGGTGGTCTTCCGCTACATCGTCAACCGCCCGATCGCGGGGTCCGACGAGATCGCGACGTTGGTCCTGGTGTGGCTGACGTTCCTGGGCGGCGCCGTCGCGCAGCGGCGGCGGGCCCACCCGAGCGTCAGCCTGTTCATCGAGCGCCTCGATCCCCGAACCATCCCCTACGTTGACGCCGCGACCCGGCTGGTCGAGGTGTTCTTCTTCGCCTGCATCTGCTGGCAGAGCCTGGGATTGTTCCAACTGCGCTGGGGCGAGCCCTCGGCGGGCGCCGGATTCGACATGGGCCTCTATCCCGCGGCGCTCATCGTCGGCGTCTCCGCGACCTTGCTGTTCGCGCCGGGACAATTGACCGCTGTGCCGAGGCGGCCTCTGCTGGTTGTTCTGGCGGGCGCCGGTGGGCTGGCAGTGCTTTATATGCTGGCGACCCACGTGGCGGGTTTCCAGTCCGCACGCATCGATTCCACGACGCTCTTGATTACCGGCTTCGCCCTGCTGCTCGTGTTGAACGCGCCGCTGGCGGTGGCGCTCGGGTTCCCCGCGCTCCTTTACTTAATAATCCTGGGCGGGCCAAACCTCCTCATGCTGCCACAGCGGCTCATCGCCGGGGCGGACAACTTCGTCTTGCTCGCCATCCCCCTGTTCATCCTGGCGGGTGCCTTGATGGAGACAGGAGGGATCTCGCGCCGTCTGGTGGACCTCGCCATGGCGATCGTCGGGCACTTGCGGGGCGGGCTCGCGCACGTGACGGTCGTTGCGGAGCTCCTGTTCTCGGGCATCTCGGGCTCCACCACAGCGGATGTGGCGGCGATGGGCTCGCTGTTGATTCCCTCTATGGAGAAGGCGGGGTACAGACGCGAGGAAGCCGTCTCGATCGTGAGCGCCGCCTCAGCCATGGGCATCCTGGTGCCGCCCTGCCTGCTGATGGTCATCCTCGCCACCATTGCAGACATCTCGGTTACGGCTCTCTTTCTGGCCGGCTTTCTGCCCGCCGCCGTCCTGGCCACGGCGCTGATGCTCCTCATCTATTTCAAGGCGCGGCGCCAGGATTGGCCGGTGGCGGCCCGCGCGTCGTGGCGGGGTCTGGGATCCGCCGCGCTCCATGCCTTCCTGCCGCTCATGCTGCCGGTCCTCATCTTCGGCAGCATCTTCACGGGCGCCGCCACGGTGACCGAATCCGCGGTCCTGGCGGTCGTGTACGCGCTGATCCTAGGCGTGTGTGTGTACCGGGAGACACCGCTCCGGGATCTCCCCAAATTGCTTCTCGAGAGCGCCATGCTGAGCGCCGTGAGCATGTGGCTCATCGCCAGCGCCTCGGTGTTCACCTGGCTCCTGGCCCGGGACCAGGTCCCTCAGATGGTCTCCGGCTGGGTCCTCGCCGTCTCGGGACAGAAGTGGTTCTTCATCCTGGCGAGCGTCGTGGTCTTCACCTTCTTCGCCGCCCTCCTCGAGGGATTTCCCGCGGTCATCATTCTGGGGCCGATCTTCTATCCCATCGCCACCCAGATGGGGGTGAGCACACTCCATTTCTCCATCATCATCGTCGCCTGCGTGGGGATCGGGCTCTTTCTTCCGCCGGTCGGCGTGGGCCTGTTCATCGCCTGCGGCATCGCCCGCTCCTCGATGGCACGCGTGATGCCGATCTTCTGGCCCTATTTGCTGGTGCTGCTGGTGGGCTTGCTGATCGTGTCGTTCGTGCCCGGGATCACCCTGGTGCTCCCGGAGAAGTTTCTCGGATTGCGGTGAGGATCCTCTGTCCCGGCGACCGCGCTCGGCCTGTGAGCTACCTCATCCAGAGGTCGCGGAAGCGGGTGGCGACGACGTCGTCGTAGGCGACCGGCGCGGCAAGCAGCCCGAGAGCGCGGGCGAAGGCGCTGACGGCGGTGACCGACGACTCCGAGATCGTGGGGTCGTAGAACGGCAGGTCGCGCTCGACCAGCGTCGCGATCATCTCGGCGGCCGCCGGCGGGAACCGACGCCGCCCGACGTCGCTCGCGCGCCCCGGCGCGGCGCGGAGCGCCCGCTGGGCGGCGACGATGCCACGCACCGCGGCGGCCACGCGCTGCGGATCGCGCGCGATGAGGGCCTCGGTGGTGACGAGGGCGGCGAAAGTGAAGTCCCGCGCCGCTGGGGGGCCGTCGCCGCGCCGGACGTCGACCACGATGCGACCCACGCCCTGGCGCACCGCGGTCTCGCTGCCGAGGGCGTTGGCCCAGAACCCGTCCAGCAGCCCCGCGCGCAGCGCCTCCGCCGCGAGGACGCCGAAGGAAGCGCCAGGACGCTCGGTGCCCGGCACGCGGGCGATTTGCACGCCATCGCGCTCGGGATCGACGCCGGCCTCGGCCAGCAGACGCCCGAGCGCGGCGTCCGGTCCCGGAGCGGCGCCGATGCGGAGGCCCTTCACGGCGCGCACGTCGCCGCGCGTGGCGGGAACATCAGCGCGCAGCACCAGCAGCCACGGCGTCCCCTGGGCCACCGTCACCGCCAGCTTTGCCCCCTGGAAGCCCGGAAAGGCGGTGAGCGTGGTGTGGGCGCCCGTCACCACGAAGTCCACCTCACCGTCCCGCAGCGCCGCCATGGCCCGCGGGGCCGGCGCCAGCAGCTCGACCCGGCCGTCGAGCCCCTGGGCACGGTAGAAGCCAAGCTCCTCGCCTGCGAGGGCGGGGAAGTAGGAATTCGTGACGAGGTCGGGCACGGCGATGCGGGCGATCGCGCTCATGTTCGATTATTTCTCCCCGACGCGTGTGCTCGTCGCCGGGCCCATGCCGTAGATGATGATCTCGCACTCCTCGGTCTTGGCGCCGTCATAGTGGACCTTGCCTCGTAGTGCAGGATCGAGGGACCGTGCGTCAGTTCCGCGTTTATCCTTCCCGCGTTTACCATACGCGCGGTCGATCCGGTCACGTTCACGTATTAGGCACCTATAGCTGATCGAAAAAGTGTGCGTGTTCGAGCCCGCCCCGCGCCCTTTACATGGGACAACTTCACAGTGACCTTGGGAGTTGTCAGCTGCCTCTACTAACCTTGAGACTACTCTAGTACGGTCGCGCCGCTCTGTTCGGACTGACAAGAAATCTGGTCCAAGCCCTTAGTGCGGCCAGGGGTTGGACTCGTTAAATGTTGGCCGTGTTTTGGACGTGAACGGCGCCCAACCCGGCCCAACCGGCCCCAAGATGGCTGTGGCCTAAACGCGGGCCGGGCTACGGGTTTCGAATGTCTGCTCCTCGCTATGACATCCTGCAATGTCTCCGATTGCCGTGCTACGTCGAGCGGCGCGGTACCACGAGATTCGCGATGACGACCTGAACGGCCTCGTCGTGTTGGTTGAGCGTGGTCGCTCGCACCTTGATCAACCCCTGATCTGGACGCGACCTCGATGGCCGCACCTCGAGGACCTCGCTCTCGGTCCGCAACTCATCTCCAGGCCGGTCTTCAACTCGTTGGCAAGCGTGATCCGCGGCACCGGCAACATGGCGGTCCCGGCCGGCTAAATGTGTAGTCGATTAGAGATAAAATCACCTAGGTGATTATCGAGATAATCGCCTAATAATATAGTTTATTTATGGTAGAATCGACTCATGCTGCTCCCATACGACGCCAAGGCCGTCGTCGACCTAGTCGGCGAATTGGACCGCTGGAGAACCCAACTCGACTACCGCGGTCCGATCCCGCGAGCGTGGGCTGGCCGCCTCCGGCGCGACCTTGAGGCGGAGGCGGTTGCCGCCTCCACCTCGATGGAGGGGGTACCTGTCACGGTCGAGGAGGTCCACAGGATTCTTGCTGGGGACCGCCCCTCGGAGACACGAGAGGAGGACGCAGCACTCGTCCGCGGCTACCGCGACGCCATGAGCTTCGTCCTGCGACGCGCAGACGATGCAGCCTTCAGGTGGGATCGCGAACTGCTCATCGGCCTCCACGATCGAATCCTTGCAGGAAATTGGGGGGCCGGGGCAGGACGGTTCCGCACCGGCCCGGCGTATGTCGTGGACAACCGCACCGGCGAACTCGTGTTTCAGTCAACGCCTCCGGAGAACGCGCCTGGTCTTGTTGACAGCGCGTGTTCGGTCATACAGAAGGGGCTCGAGCATCCCGCCATCGGTGCCGCCTGGATCCACGGGGCCGTGGCTGCCATCCACCCGTTCAAAGACGGCAACGGTCGGGCTTCCCGGGTTGTCGCCTCTCTGGCGATGTATCGAGGGGGCTTCAAACTCCCGGAGTTCACCTCGCTGGAAGAATGGTGGGGACGACATCTGTCCGACTACTACGCGGCGTTCCGGTGCCTCGGCGAGACCTTC
This genomic interval from Candidatus Methylomirabilota bacterium contains the following:
- a CDS encoding xanthine dehydrogenase family protein molybdopterin-binding subunit, which translates into the protein MTVIGQSLRRKEDRALVAGRGRYLDDLALPDMLHVGVVRSTHAHARLGKVIVDEALALPGVVAAFTAADLPELGEAIPAYGQLKNFRDYQQPVLVRDKVRYVGEPIAAVVADTAYRLADALPRVTVEYEDLPVITSTESALRSATRIHEAWPDNLAGISQRTIGEPEAAMRTADVIVHERLRHPRSAGMPIEPRGVVAYEDRLTGVLVVITSTQTTYLVRGAIAHVLGLPVERIRVLAPDVGGGFGAKAQTYAEEILVPTVARRLKRPVKWMETRQEHFVATCHDREQTHEVRVGFRRDGTIVAIDGKFQADFGAYTIQDDAAILNTVVHLCSPYRVAHYRNVCENLVTNKTYSAAYRGAGRPEAAFVMERLLDIAARRLGLDPAEIRRRNLIRAEEMPYRPGLPYKDGVEIVYDPGDFLAAFDRTLELIGYREHRARQASQPGGRRRIGVGVACYHQGTALGPYEGANVRVDPSGQVYVFVGFSSQGQGHATTFAQIAAQELGVPFDDVTIVGADTDALPYGFGALASRLAANAGPAVARAAREARRRAALVAASMLECAPEDIVPDNGRLHVAGVPERSVALGEVAKVAAKGKVLAPTGEPGLNTCAYFYPKTVTWAFGAQAAAVEVDVETCAVRLLRYVAVHDSGRPINPMIVEGQLHGGVAQGVGAALMEELVYDAGGQLVTGSFMDYAMPRAADLPEITTALIDHPSIINELGIKGAGESGAIAPGPAIANAVEDALAAFGITIRELPVTPARIFEMLARARNEPRR
- a CDS encoding isochorismatase family protein, producing the protein MAIWDDVIPEAERQLYAKGGMGEGRVGMGERPAIIVVDMTYGFVDSAFPLGHSATGYPAVAAIRRLLEHARPLGIPVFYSRSKSGATTCERGRWKGGGSIAHPGMLDPKANTIVPDIAPQRGDIVIAKTWPSVFFGTDLPSYLIYHRVDTLIVTGMVTSGCVRGTAIDAFSYNLRVIIPEECVADRGQTSHKVALFEIHMKYGDVLPLHQVMAELHSACAGRSRSTAPAAV
- a CDS encoding TRAP transporter substrate-binding protein yields the protein MGRRIVVLLVPLTLLAVTGGGGPAAQPSGKVVIKFSHNQQTITPPHKAAEMFKQLVEQRTKGYYEVRIYPAQQLGGLRDQVEGTILGTIEVTQQTPPTISLFVPKVMVLDFPFLWTDEEAMWKVLDGPLGQELLQSLEAKGLKGADFWSSGFKNFTSGRKPIRTPDDFKGMKIRVIPSPLLSAQYEAWGASPTPVDFKELYTALQQGLVDGQENPSGTIVDVKLYEVQKYMTESRHGFLHYLMMFNKKWFDAQPKANQEILTQAMKEAGRWERKAMLDRDAEATRRIKEAGVQVTALTPQAREQFRQLSLKVHEKFADRVDKDYLRRVYAEIEKATK
- a CDS encoding TRAP transporter large permease subunit, yielding MLQSILAHGMEAATIFVMAVQVVVVLAGVVFRYIVNRPIAGSDEIATLVLVWLTFLGGAVAQRRRAHPSVSLFIERLDPRTIPYVDAATRLVEVFFFACICWQSLGLFQLRWGEPSAGAGFDMGLYPAALIVGVSATLLFAPGQLTAVPRRPLLVVLAGAGGLAVLYMLATHVAGFQSARIDSTTLLITGFALLLVLNAPLAVALGFPALLYLIILGGPNLLMLPQRLIAGADNFVLLAIPLFILAGALMETGGISRRLVDLAMAIVGHLRGGLAHVTVVAELLFSGISGSTTADVAAMGSLLIPSMEKAGYRREEAVSIVSAASAMGILVPPCLLMVILATIADISVTALFLAGFLPAAVLATALMLLIYFKARRQDWPVAARASWRGLGSAALHAFLPLMLPVLIFGSIFTGAATVTESAVLAVVYALILGVCVYRETPLRDLPKLLLESAMLSAVSMWLIASASVFTWLLARDQVPQMVSGWVLAVSGQKWFFILASVVVFTFFAALLEGFPAVIILGPIFYPIATQMGVSTLHFSIIIVACVGIGLFLPPVGVGLFIACGIARSSMARVMPIFWPYLLVLLVGLLIVSFVPGITLVLPEKFLGLR
- a CDS encoding ABC transporter substrate-binding protein, with the translated sequence MSAIARIAVPDLVTNSYFPALAGEELGFYRAQGLDGRVELLAPAPRAMAALRDGEVDFVVTGAHTTLTAFPGFQGAKLAVTVAQGTPWLLVLRADVPATRGDVRAVKGLRIGAAPGPDAALGRLLAEAGVDPERDGVQIARVPGTERPGASFGVLAAEALRAGLLDGFWANALGSETAVRQGVGRIVVDVRRGDGPPAARDFTFAALVTTEALIARDPQRVAAAVRGIVAAQRALRAAPGRASDVGRRRFPPAAAEMIATLVERDLPFYDPTISESSVTAVSAFARALGLLAAPVAYDDVVATRFRDLWMR
- a CDS encoding Fic family protein, which produces MLLPYDAKAVVDLVGELDRWRTQLDYRGPIPRAWAGRLRRDLEAEAVAASTSMEGVPVTVEEVHRILAGDRPSETREEDAALVRGYRDAMSFVLRRADDAAFRWDRELLIGLHDRILAGNWGAGAGRFRTGPAYVVDNRTGELVFQSTPPENAPGLVDSACSVIQKGLEHPAIGAAWIHGAVAAIHPFKDGNGRASRVVASLAMYRGGFKLPEFTSLEEWWGRHLSDYYAAFRCLGETFDPAVDVTPLIRAHMEAQLRQVRALDLRERVQQRIWTAVEEAVTATGLAPRVANAVWDAFFGRSVTPRYYRPLADVSPATATNDLAAAVAAGFLRPEGKARSRRYRAGDGLYPRIGAALGVRVDESGDLARAIIIGELTKRVASERSK